From Pseudomonas hormoni:
GATAGTCCGACTGAAGGCTGTCCAGGGTGCCGCGCGGCAGGTCGAACCACTCGTTGTATTCCTGCCCGGTAAACCATGGATTGGTGCTGACCCATAAACGTAATTGTTGCACTGCAAAGGAGGCAATGAACGGAACCTGACCGGACCAGAAGGTGTTGAAGGTGTGCGCGTTAGTGTTCATGGAACTCCTTGCCCACATCAGTAAACCGGGCAGAAAAAAACCGCGGTGCCGGAATTCGGCACCGCGTCAGCAGTCAAGCAAGCAGTCCTGTGTTTCTTATTTTTATCGTTCGATGACCAGGCTGACGCCTTGGCCGCCACCGATGCACAACGTGGCCAAGCCTTTTTTGCCGTCACGGCGAATCAGTTCGTGCACCAGCGACACCAGAATCCGCGCGCCCGACGCGCCGATCGGATGACCCAGCGCAATCGCGCCACCGTTGACGTTGACCTTGCGGGTGTCCCAGCCCAGTTCTTTGCCGACCGCCAGTGATTGCGCGGCGAACGCTTCGTTGGCTTCGATCAGGTCGAGGTCGTCCAGGCTCCAGCCGGCTTTTTCCAGCACCAGACGGGTGGCCGGTACTGGGCCGATGCCCATGATCGACGGGTCGACGCCCGCGCTGGCGTAAGCCTTGATGCGTGCCAGCACCGGCAAGCCGAGGGCCTGGGCCTTGGCGGCGCTGGCCAGCAGCAACACGGCGGCGCCATCGTTGAGGGTCGACGAGTTGCCGGCGGTCACGCTGCCGTCTTTCTTGAACGCCGGTTTCAGGTTACTCATGGCTTGCAACGTGCCGCCCGGGCGCGGTTGTTCATCCGTATCGAACACCAGCGGATCGCCCTTGCGCTGAGGGATCAGGATCGGCGTGATTTCACGCTTGAAGTAGCCCGCTTCGATGGCGGCAGCCGCTTTCTGTTGCGAGGCGGCGGCGAAGGCGTCCTGATCTTCGCGGCTGAGGCTGTACTGAGTGGCCAGATTCTCAGCGGTGATGCCCATGTGGTAGTCGTTGAAGGCGTCCCACAAACCGTCCTGAATCACGCTGTCTTGCAATTGCGCATGACCCAGACGCAGACCGGTGCGTGCCTTGGGCAGCACATAAGGTGCCAGGCTCATGTTTTCCTGACCGCCGGCAATCACCAGTTCGGCGTCGCCGCAACGGATCGCCTGAACAGCCAGTTGCACGGCCTTGAGGCCCGAGCCGCAGACCTTGTTCAGGGTCAGGGCAGGAGTGGTAAAGGGCAGGCCAGCCTTGATAGCCGTCTGGCGTGCCGGGTTTTGTCCCGAGCCTGCGGTGAGAACCTGGCCGAGGATCACTTCATCGATCTGCGCACCGTCCAGACCGGTCTCTTCCAGCAGACGGCGAATCACTGTGGCGCCCAGTTCGGTGGCTGGAATCGCGGACAAGGCACCTTGAAAACTGCCAATGGCGGTACGAGTAGCGGCAACGATTACGACTTCGTTCATGCGTGACCTCATTAAGATTTTGTCCAGCGGGAGCAGGGCATCCTTGCCCTGATCGGTCTACTGCATGTTCATGCCGCCGTTCACCGAGAAGTCGGCGCCGGTGCTGTAGCCCGATTCATCGGAAGCCAGCCAGGCAACGATCGAAGCGATTTCTTCGGGTTGGCCGAGGCGCCCGACCGGGGTGGCTGCAATCATGGTGTCGAGGATGTCCGGGCGGATGGCCGCGGTCATGCTGGTCTGGATGTAACCCGGCGAGACGGTGTTGACGGTCACGCCCTTGCCGGACACTTCCCGTGCCAGTGCCATGGTGAAACCGTGGATGCCGGCTTTGGCCGCGCTGTAGTTGGTCTGGCCGAACTGGCCACGCTGACCGTTGATCGAGGAGATATTGATCACTCGTCCCCAGCCTTTGGCCAACATCCCTTCAATCACCTGCTTGGTGGTGTTGAACACGCCGCTCAGGTTGGTGCCGATGACCGCGTTCCAGTCCTCGGGCGTCAGCTTGCGAAAAGAGGCATCACGCGTGATGCCGGCGTTATTGACCAGCACATCGATCGGGCCGAATTGTTCGCGCGCCATCTCGAAGGCCTTGCGCGTCGACTCCCAATTGGTGATGTCGCCGTAGATGCACTCGAACTGATAACCCGCCGCCAACTGAGTGGCAATCCAGTCGTTCTTGCGGGCGGAATCAGCGCTGCAACCGACGATGACCTTGAATCCTTCCTTGTACAGGCGCTGGCTTATCGCCGTGCCAATCCCACCCATACCACCCGTGACCAACGCAATACGACCAAGCGACTTCATAAGCTCCAATCCTTTTTGTATTTTGCGCTGCAAGATGAGGGAGGATTGTTCGGTATTGGCGCGGGATGCGGAAGTGTTGGGAGGTGACGGGCTGGTGTCCAAAGGTGCCATGTCCGGTTTAGTTGCATCTGGGCGACGAATGGCCTGAAACATGGCTAAAAATGAGGATTACCTATACTGGGATCAATATTGGCAACTGAACTACCCGTTAGTCTTTGATTTATCGCAGATCCGTATGGCTCCGGACAGGATGTTCGGTTCCACAGGTCATTGAGGACGCCATGTATAGAATGAGTTCAGGCTATGCCAGCGTGCTGGTAAATACGCTCTCGGCTCAAGGACTGGATGTTGCCAGTCTGTGTCGGGAGGCTGGACTAGACGTTAATCTCGCAAACAAACCAGGAGAGTTTTGCGAGCGAAAGGCCATCTATCGACTCTGGGAACTGGCCACTGAGGCCTCGGGCGATCCGGACATTGGCTTACGGGCCTATGGCAGTTTCCACCCCGGCAGCTTTCAGATCGTCGGCTACACAATGATGTCCAGCCTGAATCTGAAAAAAGCCCTTGAACGCCTGGTCCGTTTCAGTCCGTTGATTGGCACCGGGTTCAGCCTTTTCTTCACTTCGGAACAGCAACATTACCGTCTGTCCGGGCTCGACCATCAGCAGCAGGGTTCGGTCAAACCGCGCCAATACACCGATGCCGGGCTCGCGTCATTGCTGGGTTTCTGTCGCAAGCTGTCGGGCGGCAACACACCGCAACCCTTGAGTGTCGAATTCACCTATCCCAAACCTGAAGACATCTCCGAGCATCGACGGCTGTTTGGTTGCAATCTGCATTTCGACGCGCCTTACGACAGCATTTTGTTTGACGGGCAGGAGCTGATGCGGCCGCTGAGCATGGCCAACGAAGCGTTGGCGGTGCTGCATGACAGTTTTGCCGAGGCGCAACTGGACCTGCTGTTTGGTTTTTGCATTGTCGGCCGGATTCGCGCGCTGGTTACCGAGCGCTTGAGTCAGGGGCAGGGGCAGTGCGACATGGAGTCGATCGCGGCAGCCTTGAACATCAGCAAGCGAACGCTGCAACGTGCGCTGGAAAAGGAAGGGACACAATTCAAGGATGTGCTGAACGCGGTGCGTCGACAACTGGCCGATTTCTACCTGCGTCATTCTCACTTCAACATGAAGCATGTCGCGTATCTCCTTGGTTTTCATGACCACAGCAGCTTCAACAAAGCCTGTAGCCGCTGGTTTGGCATGACACCGGGTCAGTACCGCTCCGATGAATCGTTCGAGATCGAGGAAGCCGCACCGGTGTGATGCGGTGCTTGTCAGTGCTTGAGCCTGGTCCACCATTTTGTAAGCAATGAATCCCCTGTGGGAGCGAACCTGTGTGGCGAGGGAGCTTGCTCCCGCTGGGTCGCGAAGCGGCCCCAAAGCTTTGCGACTGCTTCGCAGCCGAGCGGGAGCAAGCTCCTCGCCACAGACATACACACAGGCTCGATCACACAGGTTGCTCATCATGGTGCAGGCGGTTTCTTCGCGCCTTTTTTGCCCTTCGCGGGTTTGCGCGTTTTTGTCGGCGTTACCGGGGCAGTCGGCTCAGCGACGACGACCGGAGCTTTTTGCTTGACCGGCTCTGGAACGACGACCGGGGCTTTTTGCTTGACCGGCTCTGGTGCGACGACCGGAGCTTTTTGCTTGACCGGCTCTGGTACAACGACCGGAGTTTTCGGCTTGATCGGCTCCGGGGTTATCGCCGGGATTTTCTCCACGACAACATCGGCTTCACCTGAAGGCTGAGTCAGGCTGAACCCCGGCAGCGGCACATCGAGCAGTGTGTGCAATTCACACCAGAACGGGTTGTCTGCGCCGCTGGTCAACAGTTCCGGCAGCAAATTGGCGACGGCCGCCAGCACTTGTTGGCGTTCTTCGGGCTCAACCAGCATCAGGGGCAAGCTGTGCAGGCTTTCCTGCGGGTGGGTGGCGACCAGCAGTTTTTGCAGGCGAAGGGTTTCGCGCAGGTCCAGCGGCTCGGCACTGTAGTCCTGCAGCAGCACTTGCAATTGCAGGATCAGTTTCTCGACGCTTTGCTTGCCCGGCTCATCGCTGTCACGGCCCAGCAGGAACAGGATCCGGATCAAGGCTTCCATCAAACCGCCAAGGGGCAGGGCGTCCTGAAGGCGTTGGGTCAGAACTTTATCGTGCTGCCTGGCATGCGCCTGGAGATCTCGCCCCGGGGTATTGCCGGCGAGGCTATTGAGTACGCCATACACGCCGTAAAAACTCATCTCCTGAGCGGCATCACGCAGGTCCCGATAGCCATTCAAGGCATCCTGTACCTGGTTGGAAAACAGTTCCTGCCAGGCCAGCAACGGATTGGACGGGCTGGCGGGATGTCGATCCTTGCTCACTTGAGCGGCACTGCCTGCCAGCCACCAGAGCGCCGGGTTCAGGCTGTTCCACATCACTTGTTGCTGGTGGAACGGATGGGCCTTGCGCATCATTTCGGCGGTCGGCTCGTTGATCAACTGACGCAACCACGGCCGTACAAATCCGTCATAAAGCGTGTTGTTGAAATCAGAGGCACGTTCGACCAGTGCGAATTCGCGATCGTCGTCACGGGGCGGCTGCACTTTGCCGTGGATGTCAGCGATACGCCGTCGCTCGAAACGCACGGCGTACGGCGTATCCGAGTTTTCCGGCAGGTCATCGATGAGCATTTCATAGAGCCCGCCCGGCAGTTCATTGATCGTGTCGACCGCGCCCAGCAACTCACGGTGTTCACGCCGCGCCACTTCACCCGACACGAAGATGCCCAGATGACCGATGCTCGCGTGCCGCAGGTAAACGATAGTGCGACCGGCATTTTGCAGGGCGAGATCGCTGGGATAGACGTCGGTGATCCAGTCCAGCGCCTGCTGCGGCGAGGTGATGTTGTCGCCATAGGAGCAGAACACCACCACCGGCACTTCGATGCGTTTGAGGTCGAGCCCGCTGCTCTTGCGCCCAAGGCCGCCGGACAGCTGATTGCCGATGAACAGATCGTCGACAATCATCTCGATCTCTTCACCATTGAGCAGGGTCGGGCTGCCCCACCAGCGTTCGAAATCCAGAAAGCGCGGTGCTTCGCTGTCGACTTCGCTGAACAGGTGGTAGTACTTACCCCACCAGGTGTTGGCCGGGTCGAGGCTTTCGAAATTGCTCACCAGCCAGGTGCCGTCGAAACGGTCATTGCCCAGGTCGCTGCCCAGGCGCGCCATCCAGCCGCCACCCAGCAAACCGCCGGTGTAGCGCATCGGATTGCGCCCATTGACGCCGGCCCAGTACGACAAAGGCGCGCCATTGACGATGATCAGTCCTGGCAGTTCCGGGCGGGTCGCCGCCAGGCCCATCAATGCCCATCCGGCCTGGCAGTTGCCGATCACCACGGGTTTGGCGCTGGCGGGATGTCGCGCGCTGACCTCTTCGAGGAACCGCGCCTGGGCTTCAACGATGTCCGCCAGGGTTTGCCCCGGGCGTGGCGAATGGCTGAACGAGATGAAATAAGTCGGATGGCCGGCGCGCAGGCTTTCGCCGATGACCGAATCCTGTTTGAAACCGCCAATCCCCGAGCCGTGACCGCCGCGCGGGTCAATGATGATCACCGGCTGTTTTTTGCTGTCGAGCCGTTGCCCGGGGCCCGCGAGGATCTGCAGCAACGAGTAGTTGACCGGGCGAAGCAGGTCTTCACCGGCGACCAGGGTTTCATGATTGAACTTGAGCAGCAGCGGATACCCGGCGCGTTCGTGGGCCAGGGTGTTGTCACCGCGCTGACGCAAGGTGTCCCAGAACAGCACGCTGCGTTGGCCCAGGTCGGTGACGTATTCCTGCCAGTCAGCGCCGGTCGGCTGTTTAAGCAGCCCAAGGCTTGAAGGCGCGTAGGTTTTGGCCTGGCGCTGTTGAGCGGCGTCGAGAACGTTGAGGGTGTTGAGGCGCTGGAGATGGTTCAGGTGCTCAAACAAACCGGACGGAGCTGAAAGCCCTTCATCTTGCAGCGCAATATTTTCTTCCTGACCCATCGTGAACTCCTGACGCCATGCGTGGGAATGTCGTCCTGACTAATAGAAGCCAAGCCGGCCATTTGATTGTCACGAGTGTATAGGGAATATCAGCCGAGGAAGCGAACTTTATTGTGCGCCGCACAAAATAGGCGTTGCCAAATAGTTTTGTGCACTGCAATATCAAACCCAGCGCGATGACTGGCAGGATCGCTATCGCGTCCTCAGGCCCATCCGGGCCTTCCAGTACCAGGAGATTCAAGCATGTCTTTTTTCAACCCGGAAAATCTGCAAACTGCTCAGAAAGCCAACCTCGACCTGTTGCAGCAAATCAGCGGCAAAGTGTTCGCCAGCGTTGAACAGCTGAGCCAGTTGCAGTTCAAGGCACTGCGTGACTCCACCGAAGAGCACTTCGAAGGCGTGCGCAAGCTGCTGGCCGTCCGTGATGCACAAGGTTTTGCTGATTTGCAGGCGTCGTTCACCCAGCCGAGCGCGCAAAGCGAACGCCTGGCGGAGTTCAATCGCCAGGTTCAGGCGCTGATCGTGGGCACGCAGTCGGACATCGCCAAACTGACGTCGAGTCAGGTCGAGGCGGGCACCCAGCAGGTGAATGAGTTTATTGAATCGATCAGCAAGAATGCACCGGCCGGCTCCGAGCCTGTAGTGGCTGCATTCAAGTCCGGCCTGGCGAATGCCAGTACCGTGTTTGAAAGCGCACAGAAAGCCGTGAAACAGGCTTCAGATGTGGCTCAGAACAATTTTGACGCCGCCACTGCCGCTGCCGCCAAAGCAGCGCCAGAA
This genomic window contains:
- a CDS encoding DUF3141 domain-containing protein, which codes for MGQEENIALQDEGLSAPSGLFEHLNHLQRLNTLNVLDAAQQRQAKTYAPSSLGLLKQPTGADWQEYVTDLGQRSVLFWDTLRQRGDNTLAHERAGYPLLLKFNHETLVAGEDLLRPVNYSLLQILAGPGQRLDSKKQPVIIIDPRGGHGSGIGGFKQDSVIGESLRAGHPTYFISFSHSPRPGQTLADIVEAQARFLEEVSARHPASAKPVVIGNCQAGWALMGLAATRPELPGLIIVNGAPLSYWAGVNGRNPMRYTGGLLGGGWMARLGSDLGNDRFDGTWLVSNFESLDPANTWWGKYYHLFSEVDSEAPRFLDFERWWGSPTLLNGEEIEMIVDDLFIGNQLSGGLGRKSSGLDLKRIEVPVVVFCSYGDNITSPQQALDWITDVYPSDLALQNAGRTIVYLRHASIGHLGIFVSGEVARREHRELLGAVDTINELPGGLYEMLIDDLPENSDTPYAVRFERRRIADIHGKVQPPRDDDREFALVERASDFNNTLYDGFVRPWLRQLINEPTAEMMRKAHPFHQQQVMWNSLNPALWWLAGSAAQVSKDRHPASPSNPLLAWQELFSNQVQDALNGYRDLRDAAQEMSFYGVYGVLNSLAGNTPGRDLQAHARQHDKVLTQRLQDALPLGGLMEALIRILFLLGRDSDEPGKQSVEKLILQLQVLLQDYSAEPLDLRETLRLQKLLVATHPQESLHSLPLMLVEPEERQQVLAAVANLLPELLTSGADNPFWCELHTLLDVPLPGFSLTQPSGEADVVVEKIPAITPEPIKPKTPVVVPEPVKQKAPVVAPEPVKQKAPVVVPEPVKQKAPVVVAEPTAPVTPTKTRKPAKGKKGAKKPPAP
- a CDS encoding AraC family transcriptional regulator; the encoded protein is MYRMSSGYASVLVNTLSAQGLDVASLCREAGLDVNLANKPGEFCERKAIYRLWELATEASGDPDIGLRAYGSFHPGSFQIVGYTMMSSLNLKKALERLVRFSPLIGTGFSLFFTSEQQHYRLSGLDHQQQGSVKPRQYTDAGLASLLGFCRKLSGGNTPQPLSVEFTYPKPEDISEHRRLFGCNLHFDAPYDSILFDGQELMRPLSMANEALAVLHDSFAEAQLDLLFGFCIVGRIRALVTERLSQGQGQCDMESIAAALNISKRTLQRALEKEGTQFKDVLNAVRRQLADFYLRHSHFNMKHVAYLLGFHDHSSFNKACSRWFGMTPGQYRSDESFEIEEAAPV
- the phbB gene encoding acetoacetyl-CoA reductase, with amino-acid sequence MKSLGRIALVTGGMGGIGTAISQRLYKEGFKVIVGCSADSARKNDWIATQLAAGYQFECIYGDITNWESTRKAFEMAREQFGPIDVLVNNAGITRDASFRKLTPEDWNAVIGTNLSGVFNTTKQVIEGMLAKGWGRVINISSINGQRGQFGQTNYSAAKAGIHGFTMALAREVSGKGVTVNTVSPGYIQTSMTAAIRPDILDTMIAATPVGRLGQPEEIASIVAWLASDESGYSTGADFSVNGGMNMQ
- the phaP gene encoding TIGR01841 family phasin (Members of this family are phasins (small proteins associated with inclusions such as PHA granules). Note that several different families of phasins have been named PhaP despite very little sequence similarity to each other.); the protein is MSFFNPENLQTAQKANLDLLQQISGKVFASVEQLSQLQFKALRDSTEEHFEGVRKLLAVRDAQGFADLQASFTQPSAQSERLAEFNRQVQALIVGTQSDIAKLTSSQVEAGTQQVNEFIESISKNAPAGSEPVVAAFKSGLANASTVFESAQKAVKQASDVAQNNFDAATAAAAKAAPEASAKATSGNK
- a CDS encoding acetyl-CoA C-acetyltransferase; this translates as MNEVVIVAATRTAIGSFQGALSAIPATELGATVIRRLLEETGLDGAQIDEVILGQVLTAGSGQNPARQTAIKAGLPFTTPALTLNKVCGSGLKAVQLAVQAIRCGDAELVIAGGQENMSLAPYVLPKARTGLRLGHAQLQDSVIQDGLWDAFNDYHMGITAENLATQYSLSREDQDAFAAASQQKAAAAIEAGYFKREITPILIPQRKGDPLVFDTDEQPRPGGTLQAMSNLKPAFKKDGSVTAGNSSTLNDGAAVLLLASAAKAQALGLPVLARIKAYASAGVDPSIMGIGPVPATRLVLEKAGWSLDDLDLIEANEAFAAQSLAVGKELGWDTRKVNVNGGAIALGHPIGASGARILVSLVHELIRRDGKKGLATLCIGGGQGVSLVIER